In a genomic window of Brucella anthropi ATCC 49188:
- a CDS encoding cytochrome c oxidase subunit 3 family protein encodes MSGTEDLTITAINAEDRAEDDLLLWILVWSELVAFAILLIAFMVMSAINVEGVAQLRAHLSPGLAAANTVVLLMSGWQAAIAVRRRHNVSQARRPLLYAALFGLVFVAIKLIEYSHEIQFAGDEAVGAFFELYFLLTGFHLMHVLFGSIILALVAWRPSASNVLLITTLWHAIDLVWLVMFPVLYLA; translated from the coding sequence ATGTCTGGAACCGAAGATTTGACCATAACTGCAATCAACGCGGAGGATCGCGCGGAAGATGATCTTCTGCTCTGGATCCTCGTGTGGAGCGAACTCGTTGCCTTCGCAATCCTGCTGATTGCGTTCATGGTGATGTCGGCCATCAATGTGGAAGGCGTTGCACAGTTGCGCGCGCATCTCAGCCCCGGTCTGGCTGCAGCCAACACCGTTGTGCTGCTGATGAGCGGCTGGCAGGCGGCTATTGCCGTGCGCAGACGTCACAATGTCAGTCAGGCTCGCCGTCCGCTTTTATATGCCGCCCTTTTCGGCCTCGTTTTTGTAGCAATCAAGCTCATCGAATATTCGCATGAAATCCAGTTTGCTGGTGATGAAGCTGTGGGAGCGTTTTTCGAGCTCTACTTTCTTCTCACCGGTTTTCACCTCATGCATGTGCTGTTCGGATCGATCATTCTGGCGCTGGTCGCATGGCGACCATCTGCTTCCAATGTTCTGCTGATCACGACGCTCTGGCACGCGATTGATCTCGTCTGGCTGGTGATGTTTCCTGTCCTTTATCTTGCCTGA
- a CDS encoding cytochrome C oxidase subunit IV family protein, with translation MSDRDHSSLTRTFVVLIILALSGAFIAGTSAGMLAAIVIVLILAFAKGWLVILDFMEMRGTDGILKPALLAWPAVLLTLALVRSVAVRFLL, from the coding sequence GTGTCCGATCGTGACCATTCATCCCTGACCCGTACATTCGTCGTTCTGATCATTCTCGCTTTGAGCGGTGCATTTATCGCAGGCACCAGCGCCGGGATGCTCGCAGCTATCGTCATTGTGTTGATCCTCGCTTTTGCAAAAGGCTGGTTAGTCATCCTCGACTTCATGGAAATGCGCGGAACCGACGGCATATTGAAGCCCGCCTTGTTGGCTTGGCCCGCCGTTCTGCTCACACTGGCACTGGTGCGTTCTGTCGCAGTGCGCTTCCTCCTCTGA
- a CDS encoding c-type cytochrome has product MAERLTKTGARNVFYGGSIFFFAIFVGLTAHSHYYMKTTSTDESTLTDAVARGKHIWEKNSCINCHTLLGEGAYFAPELGNVWKRWGGEEDPEGARETMKAWMQAQPTGIEGRRQMPQFNLSEQELNDLADFLEWTSRIKTQNWPPNEAG; this is encoded by the coding sequence ATGGCAGAACGCCTAACCAAGACCGGCGCACGAAACGTCTTCTACGGCGGGTCTATTTTCTTTTTCGCGATCTTCGTGGGGCTGACGGCGCACAGCCATTACTACATGAAAACCACCTCCACGGATGAATCGACGCTGACCGATGCGGTCGCGCGCGGCAAGCACATCTGGGAGAAAAACTCCTGCATCAATTGCCACACACTGCTTGGCGAAGGCGCTTATTTTGCGCCCGAGCTTGGCAATGTCTGGAAGCGCTGGGGTGGCGAAGAAGACCCGGAAGGCGCACGCGAAACGATGAAAGCCTGGATGCAGGCGCAGCCCACGGGGATAGAAGGGCGTCGCCAGATGCCCCAGTTCAACCTGAGCGAACAGGAACTCAACGATCTGGCTGATTTCCTCGAATGGACCAGTCGCATCAAGACGCAGAACTGGCCCCCCAACGAGGCAGGCTGA